The genomic window AATAGTGCTTTCTCTGTGGCGTGAATGGCTACTGGCATAAAATTTCAAGTACTCCCTGAGTATAATCTGATGCAAATTTCCCTAATCAAACGCAGTTTAACTCACTCATTACTGCGATCGCCAGACTGATATCAGGAGTAGTGTTATCGCTATTTGATGACAAGGGAATGCCACAAAATGGCTTTTTGCGATCACACGATGTTTTTAACCTCAACCTGCAAGCAGAACTGTTAGTACTCAGCGCCTGTAAAACCGGACTGGGAGAAGATATGTCGAGCAGATTTTCTTTATTGACTCAATGTTGGATTTTCTTAAACATCTGTTACATTACTTTACAGACAGTTACAACTGCTACAACACTTGAACTTTGGAGTTTTACTCATGTCAGGTTTAAAGAATCCTGCACCTATTGTTTCAGAAGATCCTAATGCTGTGCGTTTTGGCTTCACTCCTCAGAGTGAAAATTGGAACGGTCGTCTTGCAATGATTGGTTTTCTATCTGCGATTTTGATTGAAGCTTTTTGTGGTCAAGGCTTACTCCATTTCTGGGGCATCCTCTAAATTGATGTAGGCTTTTCGCCTTTACCTGACACTCATCTCATGTCTGGCGAATTACTTGTGATACCTACGTGACCTCTCCCCTAGCCCCTCTGCTAGTAGGGGAGGGGAGCCTGTAACTTTAGCTATAGACGGCGTGAGGTTCTCTTATTATGGACAATACAACGGAGATATCAGATTGAAAATCTCTTTCCCTGTCACCTATTTTCAACTAAAATATCAGATTTTTCCGGTTGAGCCAAAATATAAGTGAATAATTACTTTACATTGAATATGTATAGCTAAAACTCATGGAACTACCCCAACGCGTATCAGTCCGCTACAAAGACGCGTCCTTCAATACTAATGAAATCCGTTTGAGAACCTTCCGGCTTGGGTTACAAATATGGGAAGAACAAACCAAACCTAGAAAAACAGAGCTTTATCAGTTTATATCGTCTTGCTTGAAACAAGTTGACCGCCAAGATCGTTTTATGTTTTCTTTACTGTTCATAGAATTAACAGACCTTATACGCAATTCTTCGTTGGAGAGAGGAACGAAAGAGGTTCTGATTAAAACAGCTTTTAGGGAGTTTGCTTGTGCAATAACAGATTTTGAAGACGCTGCCAAATAAAGTTGGTCATGGGGATGCTGGTATTGCGTAGGCATAGCCAAACCCAGGCATTACCCTGAAGTATGAGGAAATGGGGGTTTCAAAGCCTCTCTCCGCTTGCCTAACGGCAGGCTGACGCCAAGGGGGAGAGGTTTGGAGAGGGGTCTTTAGTATACTTTACGACTGACTTTTCAAACATCCTTTGAGGGTATAACCCATCTCAGGTCAGGTTTTGACCGTTATCCGATTTCAAAAATCAAATATAAATCCTAGTAGTAGTGACAAAAGTAACTATCTAAACATGACTTTTATCACAGGCGTGTGTCTGATTATTCCGATTACATTGAGAATGTACGAATCAAGTAATGCAAGGCACATTAAAGGATATATGAACCGCTTTAAATCTATTCTACTTGGAGGCTTATTAGCAGCTGCTTCAATTGCTGCTTTTTCTCAAAATGCTAATGCTGCTGAATTGAAATCTGAGCATGAGCATTTTAATCGTAATACTGTAGCTTTTAATAACAGTAAAGTTCAATACAAACGTCAAGTCCGTGAACAACGCGCTCGTGAATTGCGTGAACGTCAAGCTCGTGAACGACGCGCTCATGAATTACGTGAACGTCAAGCTCGTGAACGACATGCTCGTGAATTGCGTGAACGTCAAGCTCGCTTTCATCACTAATACTAATTCTCTGTGAGCTTACACTTAATAATTACTCCTTCTCTCTTGGCGTACTTGGCGTACTTGGTGAACCAGCGCTGTAGGCGGGTTTC from Nostoc sp. UHCC 0926 includes these protein-coding regions:
- a CDS encoding high light inducible protein, translated to MSGLKNPAPIVSEDPNAVRFGFTPQSENWNGRLAMIGFLSAILIEAFCGQGLLHFWGIL